The Larimichthys crocea isolate SSNF chromosome XI, L_crocea_2.0, whole genome shotgun sequence genome has a segment encoding these proteins:
- the fbxo16 gene encoding F-box only protein 16, with product MPLAPRSSVSCAKMQTTLSTWTPLNHPPSNSKVFEERRNLLAKWFDRWSDSQRRAVLQDFVLSCSSEQLMFLSLSVSGRLPLQAADFTCLLPRVLCLYLFSFLDPRSLCRCARVSWHWRSIVELDQLWMPKCLRLGWCINFSPSPFEQGVWKRHYIQTAQELRLTSLQTASSQQQFVVPHVSAISSRYEDQSEVAPFRQERPASSTVPLGSTSRKKQQSAPPPWRGSDRSPKDTHRFNYLDNLNPNEQALKAQMNIRASTCRSNTWKPDDGGKKMLSEANYKLRKAKSLMFLSSNCTAQHPPPPPPHQTHPRPFWAAPTHDHSVTKETAKSMLCLARWNAGIRPGPARSAVPQMSAEALRASQRSHRSAPSTPLFEVLPWTVPASHT from the exons ATGCCACTTGCACCGAGGTCATCCGTAAGCTGTGCTAAGATGCAGACCACACTGAGCACCTGGACTCCTCTGAATCACCCGCCGTCCAACAGCAAG GTGTTTGAAGAGAGGCGAAACCTTCTGGCAAAGTGG TTTGACAGGTGGTCTGACAGCCAGAGGAGGGCGGTGCTGCAGGACTTTGTGCTGAGCTGTTCCTCTGAGCAGCTGATGTTCTTGAGCCTCAGTGTGAGCGGACGGCTCCCCCTGCAGGCCGCAGACTTTACCTGCCTGCTGCCCAGAGTCCTCTGCCTCTacctcttctccttcctggACCCACGCAGCCTCTGCCGATGTGCCCGG GTGAGCTGGCACTGGAGGAGTATAGTGGAGCTGGATCAGCTGTGGATGCCAAAGTGTTTGAGGCTCGGTTGGTGCATCAACTTCTCCCCTTCACCCTTCGAGCAGGGTGTGTGGAAGAGACACTATATCCAGACTGCACAGGAGCTGCGACTCACCTCACTGCAG ACCGCCTCAtcccagcagcagtttgtggttCCACATGTATCAGCCATAAGCAGCAGATATGAAGATCAGTCAGAAGTGGCCCCTTTCAGGCAGGAGCGCCCAGCGTCCAGCACCGTGCCGCTTGGCAGCACCTCCAGGAAGAAGCAACAGAGTGCACCGCCGCCATGGAGAGGCTCTGACAGAAGTCCTAAAGACACACACCGCTTCAACTACTTGGACAACTTGAACCCCAATGAACAAGCCCTCAAAGC tcagatgaACATCAGAGCCTCCACCTGCCGCAGTAACACGTGGAAACCAGACGACGGCGGCAAGAAAATGCTGTCGGAGGCGAATTACAAACTACGCAAAGCCAAATCGCTG ATGTTCCTCAGCTCCAACTGCACAGCccaacatcctcctcctcctcctcctcatcagacCCATCCCCGACCCTTTTGGGCGGCTCCCACTCATGACCACTCTGTCACCAAGGAGACCGCCAAGAGCATGCTGTGCCTGGCACGGTGGAATGCTGGGATCCGTCCAGGGCCGGCGAGGTCAGCGGTGCCCCAGATGAGTGCAGAGGCGCTCAGGGCGTCTCAGCGCTCACACAGGAGCGCTCCCA
- the fzd3a gene encoding frizzled-3a isoform X1, with protein MDLLWVLSVSMLTACVAIPMDAAAGSHSLFTCEPITLRMCQGLPYNSTFMPNILNHYDQQTAALAMEPFHPMVNLQCSPELRTFLCALYAPVCTEYGRMTLPCRRLCLQAKSDCYKLMDMFGVSWPQEMDCNRFPDCDQSYPRPVDLLSSSDTTESPVSVQRDYGFWCPRELKIDPELGYSFMGVRDCSPPCPNMYFTREELTFARYFIGVVSIVCLSATLFTFLTFLIDVSRFRYPERPIIFYAVCYMMVSLVFFLGFLLEDKVSCNAASPGRFRASTVTQGSHNKACTLLFMVLYFFTMAGSVWWVILTITWFLAAVPKWGSEAIEKKALLFHACAWGIPGVLTVSLLAMNKIEGDSVSGVCFVGLYNLTALRWFLLAPLGLDVVVGVALLLAGIAALNRVRMEIPLEKENQEKLVKFMIRIAVFSVLYLVPLLAVLGCYLYENSYRAIWETTWVQEKCRDYHIPCPYQVERTSRPDLALFLIKYLMMLIVGIPSVFWVGSKKTCFEWASFFHGKRRKDAMVNESRQVLQEPDFAQLLLRDPNTPIVRKSRGTSTQGTSTHASSTHLAMLDEPPSASTSRAGSVRSARSKMSSYHGSLHRSRDGRYTASSFRAADDRLPYGSMPRLNDQSQSKHCSTNRLDGLSRHGSTQRLESQSRHSSVRDLSGATQAVLGVPGNGIHRVLEEDGATA; from the exons ATGGATCTCCTGTGGGTGCTGTCAGTGTCCATGTTGACGGCGTGTGTTGCCATCCCCATGGATGCGGCGGCGGGGAGCCACAGTCTTTTCACCTGTGAGCCCATCACCCTCCGTATGTGCCAGGGGCTGCCCTACAACTCCACCTTCATGCCCAACATCCTGAATCATTACGACCAGCAAACTGCTGCCCTCGCCATGGAG CCGTTCCATCCCATGGTGAACCTACAGTGCTCTCCGGAGCTCCGGACGTTCCTGTGTGCACTCTACGCCCCGGTGTGCACAGAGTACGGCCGGATGACTCTGCCATGTCGGCGCCTCTGTCTGCAGGCCAAGAGTGACTGCTACAAACTGATGGATATGTTTGGTGTCAGCTGGCCACAGGAGATGGACTGCAACAG gttCCCAGACTGTGATCAGTCCTACCCCCGTCCTGTAGACCTGCTGTCCAGCTCGGACACCACAGAGTCCCCCGTCTCTGTCCAGCGGGACTACGGCTTCTGGTGTCCGAGAGAGCTCAAAATCGACCCCGAGCTTGGCTACTCCTTCATGGGGGTCCGTGACTGCTCCCCCCCGTGTCCCAACATGTACTTCACACGTGAGGAGCTCACGTTCGCTCGCTATTTCATCGGGGTGGTGtccattgtctgtctgtccgccaCCCTCTTCACCTTCCTGACTTTCCTCATCGACGTGTCGCGCTTCCGATACCCAGAGCGTCCAATTATATTCTACGCCGTGTGCTACATGATGGTGTCCCTGGTGTTCTTCCTGGGGTTTCTGTTGGAGGACAAAGTCTCCTGTAACGCAGCCAGTCCTGGGAGGTTCAGGGCTTCAACCGTGACCCAAGGCTCCCATAACAAG GCCTGCACCCTTCTCTTCATGGTGCTGTACTTCTTCACCATGGCCGGCAGCGTCTGGTGGGTCATTCTGACCATCACCTGGTTCCTTGCTGCTGTTCCAAAGTGGGGCAGTGAGGCAATAGAGAAGAAGGCTCTGCTCTTCCACGCCTGTGCCTGGGGCATCCCCGGTGTCCTCACCGTCAGCCTGCTCGCCATGAACAAGATCGAGGGAGACAGCGTCAGTGGCGTTTGCTTTGTGGGGCTGTACAACTTGACGGCGCTGCGCTGGTTCCTGCTCGCCCCACTTGGACTGGACGTAGTG GTCGGCGTGGCACTGTTGCTGGCAGGCATAGCAGCACTAAACCGGGTTCGCATGGAGATTCCACTGGAGAAGGAGAACCAGGAGAAACTTGTGAAGTTCATGATCCGTATCGCAGTGTTCTCCGTGCTCTACCTGGTCCCTCTGCTGGCCGTCCTGGGCTGCTACCTTTACGAGAACAGCTACCGAGCCATCTGGGAGACGACCTGGGTCCAGGAGAAGTGCAGAGACTACCACATCCCCTGCCCCTACCAG gtggAGCGCACCAGTCGTCCTGACCTGGCCTTGTTCCTGATCAAGTACCTGATGATGCTGATCGTAGGAATCCCCTCTGTGTTCTGGGTGGGCAGTAAGAAGACCTGCTTCGAGTGGGCCAGCTTCTTCCATGGCAAGAGACGCAAAGA TGCGATGGTCAACGAGAGCCGCCAGGTGCTCCAGGAGCCCGACTTCGCCCAGCTGCTGCTCAGGGACCCCAACACACCCATCGTGAGGAAGTCGCGGGGCACGTCCACCCAGGGCACGTCCACCCACGCCTCATCTACCCACCTGGCCATGTTGGATGAACCGCCCAGCGCCAGTACCAGCCGGGCTGGCTCGGTCCGCAGCGCCCGCTCCAAGATGAGCAGCTACCACGGCAGCCTGCACCGCTCCCGAGACGGCAG ATATACGGCCTCCAGTTTCCGGGCCGCGGATGACCGGCTGCCCTACGGAAGCATGCCTCGCCTCAACGACCAGTCGCAGTCCAAGCACTGCAGCACCAACCGCCTGGACGGCCTATCACGCCATGGATCCACCCAACGACTGGAGAGCCAATCACGGCACAGCAGTGTCAGGGACCTCAGTGGCGCCACCCAAGCTGTCCTCGGTGTCCCCGGAAATGGGATCCACAGGGTCCTGGAGGAGGACGGAGCTACAGCCTAA
- the fzd3a gene encoding frizzled-3a isoform X2 gives MVNLQCSPELRTFLCALYAPVCTEYGRMTLPCRRLCLQAKSDCYKLMDMFGVSWPQEMDCNRFPDCDQSYPRPVDLLSSSDTTESPVSVQRDYGFWCPRELKIDPELGYSFMGVRDCSPPCPNMYFTREELTFARYFIGVVSIVCLSATLFTFLTFLIDVSRFRYPERPIIFYAVCYMMVSLVFFLGFLLEDKVSCNAASPGRFRASTVTQGSHNKACTLLFMVLYFFTMAGSVWWVILTITWFLAAVPKWGSEAIEKKALLFHACAWGIPGVLTVSLLAMNKIEGDSVSGVCFVGLYNLTALRWFLLAPLGLDVVVGVALLLAGIAALNRVRMEIPLEKENQEKLVKFMIRIAVFSVLYLVPLLAVLGCYLYENSYRAIWETTWVQEKCRDYHIPCPYQVERTSRPDLALFLIKYLMMLIVGIPSVFWVGSKKTCFEWASFFHGKRRKDAMVNESRQVLQEPDFAQLLLRDPNTPIVRKSRGTSTQGTSTHASSTHLAMLDEPPSASTSRAGSVRSARSKMSSYHGSLHRSRDGRYTASSFRAADDRLPYGSMPRLNDQSQSKHCSTNRLDGLSRHGSTQRLESQSRHSSVRDLSGATQAVLGVPGNGIHRVLEEDGATA, from the exons ATGGTGAACCTACAGTGCTCTCCGGAGCTCCGGACGTTCCTGTGTGCACTCTACGCCCCGGTGTGCACAGAGTACGGCCGGATGACTCTGCCATGTCGGCGCCTCTGTCTGCAGGCCAAGAGTGACTGCTACAAACTGATGGATATGTTTGGTGTCAGCTGGCCACAGGAGATGGACTGCAACAG gttCCCAGACTGTGATCAGTCCTACCCCCGTCCTGTAGACCTGCTGTCCAGCTCGGACACCACAGAGTCCCCCGTCTCTGTCCAGCGGGACTACGGCTTCTGGTGTCCGAGAGAGCTCAAAATCGACCCCGAGCTTGGCTACTCCTTCATGGGGGTCCGTGACTGCTCCCCCCCGTGTCCCAACATGTACTTCACACGTGAGGAGCTCACGTTCGCTCGCTATTTCATCGGGGTGGTGtccattgtctgtctgtccgccaCCCTCTTCACCTTCCTGACTTTCCTCATCGACGTGTCGCGCTTCCGATACCCAGAGCGTCCAATTATATTCTACGCCGTGTGCTACATGATGGTGTCCCTGGTGTTCTTCCTGGGGTTTCTGTTGGAGGACAAAGTCTCCTGTAACGCAGCCAGTCCTGGGAGGTTCAGGGCTTCAACCGTGACCCAAGGCTCCCATAACAAG GCCTGCACCCTTCTCTTCATGGTGCTGTACTTCTTCACCATGGCCGGCAGCGTCTGGTGGGTCATTCTGACCATCACCTGGTTCCTTGCTGCTGTTCCAAAGTGGGGCAGTGAGGCAATAGAGAAGAAGGCTCTGCTCTTCCACGCCTGTGCCTGGGGCATCCCCGGTGTCCTCACCGTCAGCCTGCTCGCCATGAACAAGATCGAGGGAGACAGCGTCAGTGGCGTTTGCTTTGTGGGGCTGTACAACTTGACGGCGCTGCGCTGGTTCCTGCTCGCCCCACTTGGACTGGACGTAGTG GTCGGCGTGGCACTGTTGCTGGCAGGCATAGCAGCACTAAACCGGGTTCGCATGGAGATTCCACTGGAGAAGGAGAACCAGGAGAAACTTGTGAAGTTCATGATCCGTATCGCAGTGTTCTCCGTGCTCTACCTGGTCCCTCTGCTGGCCGTCCTGGGCTGCTACCTTTACGAGAACAGCTACCGAGCCATCTGGGAGACGACCTGGGTCCAGGAGAAGTGCAGAGACTACCACATCCCCTGCCCCTACCAG gtggAGCGCACCAGTCGTCCTGACCTGGCCTTGTTCCTGATCAAGTACCTGATGATGCTGATCGTAGGAATCCCCTCTGTGTTCTGGGTGGGCAGTAAGAAGACCTGCTTCGAGTGGGCCAGCTTCTTCCATGGCAAGAGACGCAAAGA TGCGATGGTCAACGAGAGCCGCCAGGTGCTCCAGGAGCCCGACTTCGCCCAGCTGCTGCTCAGGGACCCCAACACACCCATCGTGAGGAAGTCGCGGGGCACGTCCACCCAGGGCACGTCCACCCACGCCTCATCTACCCACCTGGCCATGTTGGATGAACCGCCCAGCGCCAGTACCAGCCGGGCTGGCTCGGTCCGCAGCGCCCGCTCCAAGATGAGCAGCTACCACGGCAGCCTGCACCGCTCCCGAGACGGCAG ATATACGGCCTCCAGTTTCCGGGCCGCGGATGACCGGCTGCCCTACGGAAGCATGCCTCGCCTCAACGACCAGTCGCAGTCCAAGCACTGCAGCACCAACCGCCTGGACGGCCTATCACGCCATGGATCCACCCAACGACTGGAGAGCCAATCACGGCACAGCAGTGTCAGGGACCTCAGTGGCGCCACCCAAGCTGTCCTCGGTGTCCCCGGAAATGGGATCCACAGGGTCCTGGAGGAGGACGGAGCTACAGCCTAA